From one Oncorhynchus keta strain PuntledgeMale-10-30-2019 chromosome 30, Oket_V2, whole genome shotgun sequence genomic stretch:
- the LOC118363833 gene encoding vang-like protein 1 isoform X1 has product MLQYLTLTPLSPPQSQDDNWGETTTAVTGTSEHSLSQEDIVRITKDLEDSVGLDCRRYFSLTLAVVLGLLVFLTPLAFLALPHLLWPDKLLVCGTACEGLFISVAFKLLILLLAVWALFFRAPRAGLPRVFVFRALLAVLVLLFVVSYWLFYGVRILDSQDENYQGIVQYAVSLVDALLFIHYLAIVLLELRQLQPAFSVCVTRSTDGETRHYNLGQLSIQRAALAIIENYYRDFSVHNPALLTASKSRAAKHLAGLKVYNVDGEFPTTPATEAFKAKLKAYLLDSPGNNAATGLAHSQSRAMIAAAARRRDTNHNELYYEEAEHERHVRKRKARLVVAVEEAFTHIKRMQEEEQKKAPGDVMDPREAAQAIFPSMARSLQKYLRTTRQQHCHSMESIQQHLAFCITNNMTPKAFLESYLNPGPTLQYGRERWLARQWTLVSEASVTSGLKEGAIFLLKCIDFSLVVTTKRIPYIQLSEEFIDPKSHKFVLRLQSETSV; this is encoded by the exons ATGCTACAGTATTTaacactgactcctctctctcccccccaatCCCAGGATGACAACTGGGGTGAGACCACCACGGCCGTCACGGGGACGTCGGAACACAGCCTGTCCCAAGAGGACATTGTCCGGATCACCAAGGACCTGGAGGACAGCGTGGGCCTGGACTGCCGGCGCTACTTTAGCCTGACCCTGGCTGTGGTTCTGGGCCTGCTGGTCTTCCTCACTCCCCTGGCCTTCCTggctctcccccacctcctctggcCTGACAAGCTCCTGGTGTGCGGCACGGCCTGCGAGGGCCTCTTTATTTCCGTGGCGTTTAAATTGTTGATACTGCTGTTGGCCGTTTGGGCGCTGTTCTTCCGGGCTCCGCGCGCCGGCCTGCCCCGGGTGTTTGTGTTCAGAGCGCTGCTGGCCGTGCTGGTGCTGCTGTTCGTCGTGTCCTACTGGCTGTTCTACGGCGTGAGGATACTGGACTCACAG GATGAGAACTACCAGGGCATCGTGCAGTACGCTGTGTCTCTAGTGGACGCTCTGCTCTTCATCCACTACCTGGCCATCGTTCTGCTGGAGCTCAGGCAGCTGCAGCCCGCCTTCTCTGTCTGCGTCACGCGCTCCACCGACGGAGAGACACGCCACTACAACCTGGGCCAGCTCAG taTTCAGCGGGCAGCATTGGCCATCATAGAGAACTACTACAGAGACTTCTCTGTCCACAACCCGGCCCTGCTCACCGCCTCGAAGTCCCGGGCCGCTAAGCACCTGGCCGGCCTCAAGGTGTATAATGTGGATGGTGAGTTCCCCACAACCCCTGCTACCG AGGCCTTTAAAGCCAAACTGAAAGCTTATCTTTTGGACA GCCCTGGGAACAACGCAGCGACCGGATTGGCCCACTCCCAGTCTCGGGCTATGATTGCCGCTGCCGCCCGCCGCCGAGACACCAATCACAACGAGCTGTACTACGAGGAGGCGGAGCACGAGAGACACGTCCGTAAACGCAAGGCCCG ACTGGTGGTGGCGGTAGAGGAGGCCTTCACACACATCAAGCGCatgcaggaggaggagcagaagaAAGCCCCCGGGGACGTGATGGACCCCCGCGAGGCCGCCCAGGCCATCTTCCCCTCCATGGCCCGCTCCCTGCAGAAGTACCTTCGCACCACCAGGCAGCAGCACTGCCACAGCATGGAAAGCATCCAGCAGCACCTGGCCTTCTGCATCACCAACAACATGACTCCCAAG GCCTTCCTGGAGAGTTACCTGAACCCCGGGCCCACCCTGCAGTACGGCCGCGAACGCTGGCTGGCCCGGCAGTGGACTCTGGTCAGCGAGGCGTCGGTCACCAGCGGCCTCAAGGAGGGCGCCATCTTCCTCCTCAAGTGCATAGACTTCAGCCTGGTGGTGACTACCAAAAGGATCCCCTACATCCAGCTTTCAGAGGAGTTCATCGACCCCAAGTCGCACAAGTTCGTCCTGCGGCTACAGTCAGAGACCTCTGTGTAG
- the LOC118363833 gene encoding vang-like protein 1 isoform X2 — MLQYLTLTPLSPPQSQDDNWGETTTAVTGTSEHSLSQEDIVRITKDLEDSVGLDCRRYFSLTLAVVLGLLVFLTPLAFLALPHLLWPDKLLVCGTACEGLFISVAFKLLILLLAVWALFFRAPRAGLPRVFVFRALLAVLVLLFVVSYWLFYGVRILDSQDENYQGIVQYAVSLVDALLFIHYLAIVLLELRQLQPAFSVCVTRSTDGETRHYNLGQLSIQRAALAIIENYYRDFSVHNPALLTASKSRAAKHLAGLKVYNVDGEFPTTPATGPGNNAATGLAHSQSRAMIAAAARRRDTNHNELYYEEAEHERHVRKRKARLVVAVEEAFTHIKRMQEEEQKKAPGDVMDPREAAQAIFPSMARSLQKYLRTTRQQHCHSMESIQQHLAFCITNNMTPKAFLESYLNPGPTLQYGRERWLARQWTLVSEASVTSGLKEGAIFLLKCIDFSLVVTTKRIPYIQLSEEFIDPKSHKFVLRLQSETSV, encoded by the exons ATGCTACAGTATTTaacactgactcctctctctcccccccaatCCCAGGATGACAACTGGGGTGAGACCACCACGGCCGTCACGGGGACGTCGGAACACAGCCTGTCCCAAGAGGACATTGTCCGGATCACCAAGGACCTGGAGGACAGCGTGGGCCTGGACTGCCGGCGCTACTTTAGCCTGACCCTGGCTGTGGTTCTGGGCCTGCTGGTCTTCCTCACTCCCCTGGCCTTCCTggctctcccccacctcctctggcCTGACAAGCTCCTGGTGTGCGGCACGGCCTGCGAGGGCCTCTTTATTTCCGTGGCGTTTAAATTGTTGATACTGCTGTTGGCCGTTTGGGCGCTGTTCTTCCGGGCTCCGCGCGCCGGCCTGCCCCGGGTGTTTGTGTTCAGAGCGCTGCTGGCCGTGCTGGTGCTGCTGTTCGTCGTGTCCTACTGGCTGTTCTACGGCGTGAGGATACTGGACTCACAG GATGAGAACTACCAGGGCATCGTGCAGTACGCTGTGTCTCTAGTGGACGCTCTGCTCTTCATCCACTACCTGGCCATCGTTCTGCTGGAGCTCAGGCAGCTGCAGCCCGCCTTCTCTGTCTGCGTCACGCGCTCCACCGACGGAGAGACACGCCACTACAACCTGGGCCAGCTCAG taTTCAGCGGGCAGCATTGGCCATCATAGAGAACTACTACAGAGACTTCTCTGTCCACAACCCGGCCCTGCTCACCGCCTCGAAGTCCCGGGCCGCTAAGCACCTGGCCGGCCTCAAGGTGTATAATGTGGATGGTGAGTTCCCCACAACCCCTGCTACCG GCCCTGGGAACAACGCAGCGACCGGATTGGCCCACTCCCAGTCTCGGGCTATGATTGCCGCTGCCGCCCGCCGCCGAGACACCAATCACAACGAGCTGTACTACGAGGAGGCGGAGCACGAGAGACACGTCCGTAAACGCAAGGCCCG ACTGGTGGTGGCGGTAGAGGAGGCCTTCACACACATCAAGCGCatgcaggaggaggagcagaagaAAGCCCCCGGGGACGTGATGGACCCCCGCGAGGCCGCCCAGGCCATCTTCCCCTCCATGGCCCGCTCCCTGCAGAAGTACCTTCGCACCACCAGGCAGCAGCACTGCCACAGCATGGAAAGCATCCAGCAGCACCTGGCCTTCTGCATCACCAACAACATGACTCCCAAG GCCTTCCTGGAGAGTTACCTGAACCCCGGGCCCACCCTGCAGTACGGCCGCGAACGCTGGCTGGCCCGGCAGTGGACTCTGGTCAGCGAGGCGTCGGTCACCAGCGGCCTCAAGGAGGGCGCCATCTTCCTCCTCAAGTGCATAGACTTCAGCCTGGTGGTGACTACCAAAAGGATCCCCTACATCCAGCTTTCAGAGGAGTTCATCGACCCCAAGTCGCACAAGTTCGTCCTGCGGCTACAGTCAGAGACCTCTGTGTAG